GGATTAGCATTATAAacctagaattaaattatttcacatTTACTAGAATCAAGTAGCAAACAGATGATTGCTTCCATTGCCCTTCCACTTATGTCCCTTCCTTATATTGAGTAATTGCACAATGCAGGTGGTGATGGTGGCAGAGGTGGTGATGTAATCTTAGAATGTTCTGCGGCGGTTTGGGATTTCAGAGGTCTGCAACATCACATTGTGGGTTACCCGTTCTGTAACGCCActtgatattttatattattgacACCAGTTGTGCTTCcaaatatttgtattaatgATTCTAACATGTTCCTAGAATGCAAAGAGAGGAGGGAATGGGGTTTCCAAAAATATGATAGGAAGCCGAGGAGATGACAAGGTTGCAGTTAACTTATAATTGTTCAATTCAGTACTATAGCATCATCTCTACGTAGCCTATTCAGTATACTCTTAAGTTgctgaaaatattttcttttgtaggtTGTTCTGGTACCTGTTGGCACTGTCATTCATCTTATTGAGGGAGAATTTCCTTCCTATGTTGAGAAGAAGTCTTCTGGAATATTGGATCCTTGGGATATCCCTGGTACACTTGATTTTGGTTCGTCTAAATCTTCCCCACAATCTACGTCTGGCGGAGAAAAGGTAGAGAAGACAGACAATCCTAATGAGGACTCAGCTCCTTCAAGTAAAGAAGACCTTAAAGGAGCAGCTTCTGCTAGATTTTCACCTTCTACAGGTAAATCCCGGAGTCAAATTGAATCCGATTTCTTCCCTAAACCCCATGGCTACAGCGAGTGGGAGGATATGGATGGCGAAGTAAGCATGTCTGGATCTGAGTGCGAGGAAGAtatggaagatgaagaagatatggaagaagaaattgaaatacaGTACAACGTTGCTGAACTAACAGAGCCTGGCCAGCAAATTATTGTGGCCCAAGGAGGTGATGGTGGCCTGGGAAATCTGCATTTGGCAAAAGGTTCTAAGACGAGCAAAAATCTGCCTGACTTAAAAACAGAGGATGCTTCTGATGATGATGCCTATGCAGCACTTAACATCGGCTCACCTGGCACCGAAGCTGTTCTTTTGTTAGAGCTCAAGAGTATTGCTGATGTGGGCCTTGTTGGGATGCCAAATGCCGGTAAAAGCACTCTTCTTGGGGCATTATCTAGGGCGAAGCCTACGGTTGGCCACTATGCCTTCACCACTCTAAGACCTAATCTAGGTAACATAAACTTCGATGATCTTTCCATTACTGTGGCTGATATCCCGGGTCTTATAAAGGGAGCACATGAGAATCGTGGTCTTGGGCATGCCTTCCTACGCCACATTGAACGCACCAAAGTGTTGGCGTATGTGGTAGATTTAAGTGCAGCCATAGATGGTCGAAAGGGCATACCCCCATGGGAACAGCTGAAGGAACTGAtgttggaattggaattctaTCGTGAGGGCCTCTCTGGCCGACCATCCTTAGTCGtggcaaataaaattgatgagGCAGGGGCAGAACAAGTGTGTCAAGAGTTGAGGCAAAGAGTACATGgtgttcatatttttccagTTTGTGCGGTTCTGGAAGAGGGAATATCGGAGTTGAAAGCTGGTTTGAAGATGCTTGTGGATGGAGAAAAGTCGCCGCCACTAACATTGGATGGCATTGTGATTGATTAGACCAGTGTGTTTCAGTAAACCttcattttgttatgtttATTTAAGCAGATATCATCATAGGAAATTTTTGATATAGTACATACTAATTACTGGTTTGGAGATAAAGATATTCATCGCTTAATTATTCGGTTTCATTATATGTGCAAAAATGAACTTGTTATCTGATATGAGAAGGTTGAatttacacatatatataaaatgttgGGTATACATATATTCCACTCGATTCGCCATACATGGATCCTTCTTATTACAGGGGAGGGAGGAAATGCAACAGAGGAGGATCGGTTTCAGAAGCCTAAAGCTACGTTCTGCTGCAGTAAAAAGGTACCTTACATTCACGTCGGCTTCAAGTTCTTAAACATCGAATCCCACTTGATTTCTACTGTGCTACTCGACCAATAATCCATATCTGGAGAATGTATAGAAGTTCTTGAAAAGCTGCTGTTCCAAGGGTTAGCCAGTGCTTCTGCTGTTGTGATATGGCCCGACTCAGCATTGGCCTCAGACTCGACCCAAATTGAGCTCTGAGTTGAGCCTGAGCTTTGAGAGCCAGCCATGGGGCTCCCGTTTGTCAGCATTAAAATTCCAGGGACAGACACGAACCTGGGACTGTCACTCCCTATCCTTGGCCACTCTGCCTCGCCCAGGGGAGCCCTCAGCCTCTTGTTCCTCTGCAGCATTGACACCTTCCATCTGAGGCTGTGGTTTCTTGACGGAACGACCAAAAGAGGCGAGCGTTGGTGATGCAGCAGTGCCTGAATGTGTTTGACCACATACTTCCTGGTTTGCTTGACTGCGAACATGAGCCACAAAATCGGGTGTATGGTCCTCATCCCCTTGTTCTTCCTCGCTAGCTTGAGTATCTCCAACCGGTGTTTGGCTATCGAGACACCCATGCTCTGCAGGAACTCGTGGCTGAAATAGGCAATGTCGTCCTGGCCGAGCTCATTGTGGGTGAAGGTGAGGGCGTACTCGTAAACAAGACAAGGATCGAGGTCAGTTTTCGATAGCCAACTGAACCAATCCATTCTTCTTTAGAGGTATAACTGTACTGGTTGAATTGAGAAGATGGCAAAATGTGAATTCCATTTTAGAAGTGTGTTATTGATCCAAATTTATTGTGGGGTGGTAGCTGAACTTGAGAGTGACAAAAGACTAAAGTTAGTTTTGCCCTATTTAAGGCCATGTTATATTGTGGTAAGTTTGTCACACTTTTATGTCCATAGGAGTGTAGGCTAAGGCATTCCttggagaaaaaaatgttactatgTGGGCCCACACTTGGTAATTCGTATGACCAAAATGGTTAAATATACGTGAAATTACGAGCATTGTGGGGATCCGATGTAGGATTTGCTATGGAAAGACAAATTTATGTGAGATCAAAGGAGGAAGGTCGTAATTTCTCAAATTAGTTTtgacaatttaataaaatgataactaGTTTTTGGCTGGCAAAAGAGTGTATCACGTGATCATCTACCTACTTTGGAGGTAGATGCtgtatactttatttttaataattaagtcACATTATTCCATATATTATCTAACTATTTTGTCTCGACTTAGATTTCATCAGAacacaaattatattattaaagaaaaatgtcTTCAAAGGATTTAAGCTACTTGACTAATTCTCTATTTAAACAAGTCAATTTGTGTTGTCAGTGGGAAGATGTTCCACatgtaatatttaataaaaattactacgatcaaaaaattgttaaaaatttactactacataaaaagaaattgttcGAAATATATTAAGTCGATAATTAGACAATTACGGAAGTTCGATgcgaataatatatcaaatccTCCAATGGAGGTCTTAATTCAATGGGAAAAATCTATTGGAAATatcttgattttttaaatcattaaatgtGTACAAAACTCACGTATAACTTCCAACTGTCAATTGAACTTTTGTCGCCGAAAATCAATTACGGGCttgaaataatttagtaaTCAAGTTGAAGCTAAAATTACCATTGAGTCAATTATAGAGCTAAATGAGGAGTAGTAAATTTTCTCTGGTTTAATGTACCAAAATGATTGCAAATGCAGTGAGTATCTTTGTGGGAGGCCCATTTATGATCTTTGCTCATCAAACCTTCACCATttctagtatttattaatctGGTCCAGCTCAGTGTGGAGAaataaattcatgaattatttattaaaatagcCGCAGATGCAACAAAAGGAATGATAAATACTCAGCAATGATCAGcattatcaaaatattcaatgtATCTGAATATTCAATTACaattcaattacaattaataCCTCATGTGGTtaatttgtattaattttttaatttccctaCTCTTCGCtaataattctttttatttcttttgtgatattttttcacaaatatCAGGAACAAGAAAAAACCTTGTGCATTTAAGATATCGATAAGGTTAGGTGTGCAGATGCTGCATTGGGtgctattttaatttggtatcATACAAAcggaaatttgaaattttatgagcATATGAATGATCaagttattatatttatgaaaactGAAACACGAGACGAAATTGAAGATGTGTCAAAGATCCAAATTCCAAAGTAGACCTATATTCAAAGTTACTCCTGCATCACTGAGAAATCTAACTCTCTAAACCTAAACTTGAAAAGATAATTCATACTTACTATTTAAGATAACAAGGAGTATCATTGTTCAAGTAAagagaaattagaaaatgaattaacgcatttatatataataaggATCTAGGGAGAATTGGATTTTACAagagaaattagaaaatacaCTTTTCTTGAACAATTAGGTTTACAATGTTTACAAGTCAAATACTACAATGATAAATCTTatatgaaaaaggaaaataaaaatatctatttaCATAACAACCTCTATGACAGCGCCAACTGCCCGAAATGTAGggatgacaaaaaaaatggagacTTAAATACAAGATCACAAACGTTCTTTTAGTTAGGGAGGTCAATCTAGCCCGAAACTCATGGGTCGACCCGAGTTACCGAGTAAAattatagggttagggccgaaAAATTGCAACCCATATTCAGAAGCAGGCTACATGGGCTAACCCGTTCGGGTCGACGGGTTATACGGGCTGGCCCGAATGGGTTGCGGGTTAGCCCACGGGTtgagcatttaatataaaaatatagtaattaaaattttggattatatactTACATGAAGTATATTtggtaatatcaatattaaatatagtacaaCATTTGATATGAAgaatatatggtaattatgtcttctctttcaaataGAAAGTTAGGGTTATATGAAATGcatgattttcatttaattgtaGTCAAATTCACATGTGCTATTAATTAAACgatatgtttatctattttgtttcaattttcaattgctattattttctttcttttgatcACTTTGATAATACTTTACTATTTGCGACAATctactttttaataatttagaatattggaTTGGATAGAAAGTAACATATAAGATTAATTACTATTGACCCGAATAGCCCATGGGTTAGCTCGAAACCCGAAGATTTAGAGTTAGGCCCGAAAATTCCGAAAAATTAACAGCCCGAACaacccgcacccaaatagcccgaTAACCCGAGTGGATTGGCCCGAACCCGAGCGGATtagcccaattgacatccctactttTAGTACAtcttttcaacaaataattagtGATTAAACTTCAGAAAATATCAATCGATTTACTCTTTACTGCACGAacatatatttgtattaacAAGACTTTTTTGCTCACATATCATAGTatcaattgttttttatattcagAATATCATATTTCATTGATAATCATTTGTACTACCATGGGACCATAAATTCCATAGAGCTTGAAAATCAAACTTAAATCAAagatgtacgaaaattgaaaaatgtagAGTTTTCTACTAGTATTTGCCTTTTTAAAATGGCTATTACTTATAGtatacacacacaccacaTCATATAAATCACTAGTACACTCGTATATCAATATCAtgtcattaaaatttgtacacATAGACCACCAGAAAATTTTTAACCTTAatgttgttgttttgtttttgagaGATCgatcaaaatatgattaaacTTGTGATTTACTTGGCcgttttcccaaaaaaaaaaaactgaaaaccaCACGCATTGCATCACAGTGTTACATTAGCCTCTTTTAACACAGTCCGATTGAGTAACATGGTTTCCATTCCCCCATTTTCCTCTCACGAAAACTTTACAAAAAATACTTCGAAAACAAAAATGCTTGGTGCATAAAAATTagggaaaacaaaaacaaaaatctggAAGGTAAGAAATGCACAAAATGATTTACGTAACTACTTTTCATGTATATTGTGATTCATCAAGCAATAACTTACTAGTTGATCCCACAGTGCTAAATGAgctattctctctctccaacaAGTATAGTATGGTTCATCAAGCAAGTAAGCACCTTTATCCCTCTGATGtcaaaaaacactaaaaaaatgagCTTCAAGCATCAGGGATGGACTACAACATCCATAGAGAATAGAATACATAATACCAAATCAAGATTCTCTGTCTGCATCTGTCCTTGCTGATCAAACAGATATCTAAGTGAACAACACCTGAAATGATCACATCCATACTTCCTCAACAATCTCAATCAAATCACATACAAACCACacgttgtgtgtgtgtgtgcgcgcgcgCGTGC
The nucleotide sequence above comes from Salvia hispanica cultivar TCC Black 2014 chromosome 5, UniMelb_Shisp_WGS_1.0, whole genome shotgun sequence. Encoded proteins:
- the LOC125189000 gene encoding uncharacterized protein LOC125189000; translation: MDWFSWLSKTDLDPCLVYEYALTFTHNELGQDDIAYFSHEFLQSMGVSIAKHRLEILKLARKNKGMRTIHPILWLMFAVKQTRKYVVKHIQALLHHQRSPLLVVPSRNHSLRWKVSMLQRNKRLRAPLGEAEWPRIGSDSPRFVSVPGILMLTNGSPMAGSQSSGSTQSSIWVESEANAESGHITTAEALANPWNSSFSRTSIHSPDMDYWSSSTVEIKWDSMFKNLKPT
- the LOC125188999 gene encoding probable GTP-binding protein OBGM, mitochondrial, which codes for MWSWSRKTTTYLEAITKFSSSPWLSLSCSYSGSYSMRKKFAPLQERKMIDQHRLCAKGGDGGNGCFSVRRSRHDRRGRPDGGDGGRGGDVILECSAAVWDFRGLQHHINAKRGGNGVSKNMIGSRGDDKVVLVPVGTVIHLIEGEFPSYVEKKSSGILDPWDIPGTLDFGSSKSSPQSTSGGEKVEKTDNPNEDSAPSSKEDLKGAASARFSPSTGKSRSQIESDFFPKPHGYSEWEDMDGEVSMSGSECEEDMEDEEDMEEEIEIQYNVAELTEPGQQIIVAQGGDGGLGNLHLAKGSKTSKNLPDLKTEDASDDDAYAALNIGSPGTEAVLLLELKSIADVGLVGMPNAGKSTLLGALSRAKPTVGHYAFTTLRPNLGNINFDDLSITVADIPGLIKGAHENRGLGHAFLRHIERTKVLAYVVDLSAAIDGRKGIPPWEQLKELMLELEFYREGLSGRPSLVVANKIDEAGAEQVCQELRQRVHGVHIFPVCAVLEEGISELKAGLKMLVDGEKSPPLTLDGIVID